The sequence GATCTCCAGTATGCTGAAGCCATCCACGCCACCGTCGGCCGAACCGCCAGTGATCTCAACCTTCTCGAAACCCGATTCCCGCAGCAGCTCCCGGCAGACTTTCTCGAAACCGAGCGGGCTCAGGCAGCGCAAGACCTCGAGAATCGTCGGCTTTCCTTCCGACGTCGCATCTTCGGAAGGAACCGAAGTCTCCGTCACTTCGTCGCCTTGGTCGTGCTTGCGCCGCTCGGCATGGAAGGCCACCCATTTTTTGAAAATTTCCCGGGCCTGGGCCTCGGTGATCTGGGCCGTTCGTCCTGTATCCGTCAGAGTCCAAGTGCCTCGCTTGGACGAATCGAGGAGACCCTCCCAGACGAGATACTGTCGGGCCCAGGCCACTTGGTTGTGGAACTTGCTTTCGCCGGATTTGAGGGTCTCATCCAAAATTTCATCGGGCAGATTCAGATTCTTGGCAATCTTGGCCGAAACCTCGCGCGGCCGCCCTGAATCGCCCAAGTCCCGCAAGGCATCCAGAAGGGGCCCGAACCACTTGACGAACTCGGTTTGGCGTTTTTTCGACATTGTCATCTCTGATCCCAATGGTTTTCCATTTCGGGATTGTCCATCCCAAACTCA is a genomic window of Deltaproteobacteria bacterium containing:
- a CDS encoding restriction endonuclease produces the protein MSKKRQTEFVKWFGPLLDALRDLGDSGRPREVSAKIAKNLNLPDEILDETLKSGESKFHNQVAWARQYLVWEGLLDSSKRGTWTLTDTGRTAQITEAQAREIFKKWVAFHAERRKHDQGDEVTETSVPSEDATSEGKPTILEVLRCLSPLGFEKVCRELLRESGFEKVEITGGSADGGVDGFSILEINPFVSFRVLFQCKRYAEGRLVSRAQVGDFRNAMIGRAEKGIILTTSAFSNAAIQEASRDGAPQVELVDGEKLVKMFERVELGVTKRTAYDVDPVYFEKFRG